One stretch of Candidatus Neomarinimicrobiota bacterium DNA includes these proteins:
- a CDS encoding M20/M25/M40 family metallo-hydrolase: MKRIFQLVLAMGVLFGQAYDYQKLSKIIENDDQVAKDLAHLCDFIGGRPTGSEANLASVDWTYGKFQEYGVSVSKQAFEMPGFWLEQSSKAKITGDLNFTPRVTALTFSTRSNMYKTYPLLDGGRGEKEDFSRLGTRSEGAVIFIETDELVNIDGLFKEYSDAAKIEALAYKAGVAGVVYMSSRPKKLMYRHNASRAYDNTLPMLVMAREDGKRCLRALRSNDTSQLFIQMDIKVKNRGDQTSYNVISEIRGSEKPDEVVVIGSHLDSWGMGTGANDNGCNVVMMMTIAKHFVQLGITPKRTIRLVLWNGEEQGFYGSMAYTKQYENTMDDHVMALSVDIGSGAINGFFTGGRPDVLQATDQIVNWFKDLGPFINIDVPLVGTDNFDFMMVGVPNLVANHEEYNYALNYHAESDTYDKVDIVQLKKNTVIVAALTLEYANDLSIKLKRQTRSEIETLIVNTDLEDQMRAMMNVWDEWTTGIRGRQ; encoded by the coding sequence ATGAAACGAATATTTCAATTAGTCTTGGCCATGGGGGTATTGTTCGGCCAGGCCTATGATTACCAGAAACTGTCAAAGATTATTGAGAATGATGATCAGGTTGCCAAAGATTTAGCCCATTTATGTGACTTTATCGGTGGCCGTCCTACGGGATCTGAGGCGAACTTAGCGTCTGTTGACTGGACCTATGGCAAATTTCAAGAGTACGGTGTATCTGTTTCCAAGCAGGCTTTTGAAATGCCTGGTTTTTGGCTAGAGCAGTCTTCCAAAGCAAAAATTACCGGTGATTTAAACTTTACACCCCGCGTAACAGCCCTCACTTTTTCCACCAGAAGTAACATGTATAAAACGTATCCGCTGTTAGATGGCGGTCGGGGTGAGAAAGAGGATTTTTCAAGGTTAGGTACTAGGTCTGAAGGAGCTGTCATTTTTATTGAGACAGATGAATTAGTCAACATAGATGGGTTATTCAAGGAATATAGTGATGCTGCCAAAATCGAGGCACTTGCATACAAAGCAGGCGTTGCGGGTGTTGTATATATGTCATCTCGGCCAAAAAAACTGATGTACCGGCATAATGCCTCACGTGCTTATGATAATACTTTGCCAATGCTGGTGATGGCAAGAGAAGATGGAAAAAGATGTTTGCGTGCATTACGAAGCAATGATACAAGTCAATTATTTATTCAAATGGATATTAAAGTCAAAAATAGGGGTGATCAGACGAGTTATAATGTCATCAGTGAAATAAGGGGCTCAGAAAAGCCCGATGAAGTAGTGGTGATCGGGTCACACCTTGATTCTTGGGGGATGGGTACGGGTGCTAATGATAATGGCTGCAATGTTGTGATGATGATGACCATAGCGAAACATTTTGTTCAATTGGGCATCACGCCAAAGCGTACTATTCGCTTAGTTCTATGGAATGGTGAAGAACAGGGTTTCTATGGGTCGATGGCTTATACTAAACAATACGAAAACACCATGGATGACCATGTGATGGCATTATCGGTGGATATCGGCAGTGGTGCTATCAATGGATTCTTCACCGGCGGCAGGCCGGACGTTCTCCAGGCAACGGATCAGATTGTAAACTGGTTTAAGGATCTGGGGCCTTTTATCAATATTGATGTGCCTTTAGTCGGTACTGATAACTTTGATTTTATGATGGTGGGTGTACCTAATCTGGTTGCTAACCATGAAGAATACAACTATGCGCTCAATTATCATGCTGAATCGGACACCTATGATAAAGTAGATATTGTACAGCTGAAAAAAAATACAGTGATTGTTGCGGCACTCACACTGGAATATGCCAATGATTTATCCATCAAACTAAAGCGTCAGACCCGCAGTGAAATTGAGACATTAATCGTCAATACGGACTTGGAGGATCAGATGCGGGCCATGATGAATGTCTGGGATGAATGGACTACGGGTATAAGAGGCCGTCAGTAA